A window from Pararge aegeria chromosome 6, ilParAegt1.1, whole genome shotgun sequence encodes these proteins:
- the LOC120624545 gene encoding DNA-directed RNA polymerase II subunit RPB11: MNAPPTFESFLLYDGEKKVQKEEDTKVTNAAIFTVNKEDHTLGNMIRHQLLKDPKVLFAGYKVPHPLEHKFVLRIQTTSDYTPQEAFMNAITDLTSELSLFEERFKEAIKEKKDGLD; the protein is encoded by the exons ATGAACGCACCGCCAACATTCGAATCATTTCTTTTGTATGACGGAGAAAAAAA GGTTCAAAAAGAAGAAGACACGAAAGTTACAAATGCGGCTATATTTACGGTAAATAAAGAGGACCATACTCTAGGAAACATGATTAGACA CCAACTACTAAAGGATCCAAAGGTGCTATTTGCTGGTTACAAAGTTCCCCATCCCCTTGAGCACAAGTTTGTATTGCGTATTCAGACAACTTCTGACTACACTCCTCAAGAAGCCTTCATGAATGCTATCACAGACCTTACATCGGAATTGTCACTTTTCGAGGAGAGATTTAAG gaAGCAATCAAAGAAAAGAAAGATGGATTAGACTGa